The following proteins are encoded in a genomic region of Papaver somniferum cultivar HN1 unplaced genomic scaffold, ASM357369v1 unplaced-scaffold_10, whole genome shotgun sequence:
- the LOC113326598 gene encoding uncharacterized protein LOC113326598 isoform X1, with protein MEGSIDYDTITPELYQRVSSIIHVKEEDVITISCSLMNSGYLCRLLRLLAGQFKIYFKHSRVAIVVASMCSQFCSLGTMSSYYAGYFSGDKKSQAQQQGTSRVTKNPKHNSLKLKSYWLAYQELIQVYFEATDVIINSIIVSQCSVKWTTTPVIID; from the exons ATGGAAGGATCAATTGATTATGATACCATTACTCCTGAACTGTATCAAAGGGTATCTTCAATAATCCATGTGAAAGAGGAAGATGTCATTACCATCTCTTGTTCACTAATGAATTCTGGTTATCTTTGTCGTCTTTTGAGGTTACTGGCAGGGCAGTTCAAAATTTATTTCAAACATTCAAGG GTTGCCATTGTTGTGGCTAGTATGTGTTCACAATTTTGCTCTCTAGGTACCATG TCTTCTTATTATGCAGGGTACTTCTCGGGTGACAAAAAATCCCAAGCACAACAGCAGGGTACTTCTAGGGTGACAAAAAATCCCAAGCACAACAGCCTGAAGCTAAAGTCATATTGGCTTGCATACCAGGAGCTGATCCAAGTTTACTTCGAAGCGACTGATGTTATTATCAACTCTATCATTGTTTCTCAGTGTAGTGTTAAGTGGACTACCACTCCTGTAATAATAGATTGA
- the LOC113326598 gene encoding uncharacterized protein LOC113326598 isoform X3, with protein MEGSIDYDTITPELYQRVSSIIHVKEEDVITISCSLMNSGYLCRLLRLLAGQFKIYFKHSRVAIVVASMCSQFCSLGTMGTSRVTKNPKHNSRVLLG; from the exons ATGGAAGGATCAATTGATTATGATACCATTACTCCTGAACTGTATCAAAGGGTATCTTCAATAATCCATGTGAAAGAGGAAGATGTCATTACCATCTCTTGTTCACTAATGAATTCTGGTTATCTTTGTCGTCTTTTGAGGTTACTGGCAGGGCAGTTCAAAATTTATTTCAAACATTCAAGG GTTGCCATTGTTGTGGCTAGTATGTGTTCACAATTTTGCTCTCTAGGTACCATG GGTACTTCTCGGGTGACAAAAAATCCCAAGCACAACAGCAGGGTACTTCTAGGGTGA
- the LOC113326997 gene encoding vacuolar protein sorting-associated protein 32 homolog 1-like, which translates to MEAVIAKPCLRFCNMSKDLKSQKMKMEAEERLKYCKYLLQALLPVLNQIHEEQAMEKELEANIQVECTRLQSSCCTSSFLHKETQMMDEIIEKIGNMKQDKLESELEELEGTELEEQLLQPATMIIML; encoded by the exons ATGGAAGCTGTAATTGCAAAACCATGCTTGCGTTTTTGCAACATGTCTAAG GATTTGAAGAGCCAGAAAATGAAGATGGAGGCAGAAGAGAGACTTAAATATTGTAAATATTTGTTACAAGCTCTTTTACCAGTCTTAAATCAAATCCACGAAGAGCAAGCAATGGAAAAGGAACTCGAGGCGAATATTCAAG TTGAGTGTACGAGATTGCAATCGAGCTGTTGTACGTCTTCCTTCCTACACAAAG AAACACAGATGATGGATGAGATTATTGAGAAGATTGGGAACATGAAGCAG GATAAATTGGAATCTGAACTCGAGGAGTTGGAAGGAACTGAGTTGGAAGAACAACTTTTACAACCTGCAACCATGATAATCATG TTATGA
- the LOC113326598 gene encoding uncharacterized protein LOC113326598 isoform X2, with amino-acid sequence MEGSIDYDTITPELYQRVSSIIHVKEEDVITISCSLMNSGYLCRLLRLLAGQFKIYFKHSRSSYYAGYFSGDKKSQAQQQGTSRVTKNPKHNSLKLKSYWLAYQELIQVYFEATDVIINSIIVSQCSVKWTTTPVIID; translated from the exons ATGGAAGGATCAATTGATTATGATACCATTACTCCTGAACTGTATCAAAGGGTATCTTCAATAATCCATGTGAAAGAGGAAGATGTCATTACCATCTCTTGTTCACTAATGAATTCTGGTTATCTTTGTCGTCTTTTGAGGTTACTGGCAGGGCAGTTCAAAATTTATTTCAAACATTCAAGG TCTTCTTATTATGCAGGGTACTTCTCGGGTGACAAAAAATCCCAAGCACAACAGCAGGGTACTTCTAGGGTGACAAAAAATCCCAAGCACAACAGCCTGAAGCTAAAGTCATATTGGCTTGCATACCAGGAGCTGATCCAAGTTTACTTCGAAGCGACTGATGTTATTATCAACTCTATCATTGTTTCTCAGTGTAGTGTTAAGTGGACTACCACTCCTGTAATAATAGATTGA